From a region of the Arachis ipaensis cultivar K30076 chromosome B09, Araip1.1, whole genome shotgun sequence genome:
- the LOC107617261 gene encoding rop guanine nucleotide exchange factor 12: MVKALEQENESYKSKLFHFKGMFENTGRHTKSLSIESASKLDVAEEDIVSSKSQGSKLNELDKNKNNNNKSPAAAPAKPRVMSKEEIELKEQKDKLLQEMEQMKERFAKLLLGEDMSGGGKGVSSALALSNAFTNLAASIFGEQRRLEPMPPERKAKWKKEIDWLLSVTEYIVEMVPQQQKNKDGTTMEIMTTRQRTDLHMNIPALKKLDTMLLVSSFNFQEKQEFYYVKKDASDDSEKDGGKNDDKWWLPTPKVPVDGLSEASRRFLQYQKDSVNQVLKAAMAINAQTLSEMEIPESYIDSLPKNGRSSLGESIYRSITVEFFDPDQFLSTVDLSSEHKILDLKNRIEASMVIWRRKMNQKDSKSSWSSAVSLEKREQFEDRAETILLLIKHRFPGAPQSALDISKIQFNRDVGQACLESYSRILESLAYTVLSRIEDVQYADQQTQNPRKSNAAKSSIPRPPTTPKDDVDSGSMTLSDFMGWNGGDHSNKDPFAATDDFYKDIDNGKGQKLPNVTTDKKVSYLDSLGGMRSPTSRH, translated from the exons atggtGAAGGCATTGGAACAAGAAAATGAAAGTTATAAATCCAAACTATTCCATTTCAAAGGAATGTTTGAGAACACAGGTAGGCATACAAAGAGTTTGAGCATTGAGAGTGCTAGCAAATTGGATGTGGCTGAAGAAGATATAGTTTCATCAAAGAGTCAAGGTTCAAAGCTCAATGAATtagataaaaacaaaaacaataataataagagTCCTGCTGCTGCTCCAGCTAAGCCAAGGGTTATGagcaaggaagaaattgaactcaAAGAACAAAAAGATAAGCTACTGCAGG AAATGGAACAAATGAAGGAGAGATTTGCAAAGTTGCTATTGGGTGAAGATATGTCTGGTGGTGGAAAAGGTGTTTCATCTGCATTGGCCTTGTCAAATGCGTTCACAAATCTTGCAG CTTCGATTTTCGGAGAGCAACGACGCCTAGAGCCGATGCCTCCAGAGAGGAAAGCAAAGTGGAAAAAAGAAATTGATTGGCTTCTATCAGTTACTGAATACATTGTTGAGATGGTTCCTCAACAACAAAAGAACAAGGATGGCACAACCATGGAg ATCATGACGACGCGACAAAGAACTGATCTCCACATGAATATCCCTGCCTTAAAAAAGCTTGATACAATGCTTCTTGTAAGTAGTTTCAATT TCCAAGAGAAGCAAGAGTTCTATTATGTAAAGAAGGATGCTTCGGATGATTCGGAGAAAGATGGAGGGAAGAATGATGACAAGTGGTGGTTGCCTACACCTAAGGTTCCAGTAGATGGTTTATCTGAGGCATCAAGAAGGTTTCTGCAGTACCAAAAAGATAGTGTCAACCAAGTCCTCAAAGCAGCCATGGCCATAAATGCTCAAACTCTATCAGAAATGGAGATCCCTGAAAGCTACATTGATTCCCTACCCAAG aatGGAAGATCAAGTCTAGGCGAATCGATCTACCGGAGCATTACAGTTGAGTTTTTTGATCCGGACCAGTTCCTATCAACTGTGGACTTGTCATCAGAACACAAGATCCTTGATCTGAAGAACAGAATTGAGGCTTCAATGGTAATTTGGAGGAGGAAGATGAACCAAAAGGACTCAAAATCATCTTGGAGTTCTGCTGTGAGTCTGGAGAAAAGAGAACAATTTGAAGACAGAGCAGAAACCATCTTGCTTCTCATTAAGCATCGTTTCCCCGGAGCTCCTCAATCTGCATTGGATATAAGCAAAATCCAATTCAACAGG GATGTGGGGCAAGCTTGTCTCGAAAGCTATTCAAGAATCTTGGAAAGTTTGGCCTATACAGTGCTTTCAAGAATAGAAGATGTACAATATGCAGATCAACAAACTCAAAATCCTAGGAAGAGTAATGCTGCAAAGAGCTCAATTCCAAGGCCTCCAACAACTCCTAAAGATGATGTAGACAGTGGTTCGATGACCCTCTCGGATTTCATGGGTTGGAATGGTGGTGATCACAGTAATAAGGATCCTTTCGCGGCTACAGACGACTTCTACAAGGATATTGACAATGGAAAAGGCCAGAAGCTTCCAAATGTAACGACTGATAAGAAGGTTTCCTATCTTGATTCCTTGGGAGGTATGAGAAGTCCAACTTCGCGCCATTAA
- the LOC107617260 gene encoding photosystem I reaction center subunit VI-2, chloroplastic, whose protein sequence is MASLATLAAVQPAAVNGLAGSSLNGTKLSFKSSHQTLKSKKFRSGAVVAKYGDKSVYFDLEDIGNTTGQWDLYGSDAPSPYNPLQSKFFETFAAPFTKRGLLLKFLILGGGSTLAYFSATASGDILPIKKGPQLPPKLGPRGKI, encoded by the exons ATGGCTTCCCTTGCAACCTTAGCTGCTGTTCAACCAGCTGCAGTCAATGGACTTGCTGGAAGTTCCCTTAATGGAACTAAGCTCTCTTTCAAATCCTCTCACCAAACTTTAAAATCCAAGAAATTCAG GAGTGGTGCTGTGGTAGCAAAGTATGGTGACAAGAGTGTGTACTTTGATTTGGAGGACATTGGCAACACTACAGGGCAGTGGGATTTGTATGGTTCAGATGCACCTTCACCTTACAACCCTCTTCAG AGCAAGTTCTTTGAGACATTTGCTGCTCCATTCACAAAGAGGGGATTGTTGCTCAAGTTCTTGATCTTGGGAGGTGGTTCAACACTTGCATACTTCAGTGCCACTGCTTCAGGTGACATTCTCCCAATCAAGAAGGGCCCACAACTCCCACCAAAGCTTGGTCCACGTGGCAAGATCTAA
- the LOC107618406 gene encoding uncharacterized protein LOC107618406 isoform X1, with product MKSLTIAYAGFHLQCGELFAFQACTHLRWTFSSMCSCLLSPSAVFSGDSFTQAAFVVDLVDQVRNFSIESQIEDLQSINQIQIHPDRNSYVTDHMDQETLNNIYRVFHIKYNKNGEPSSPDVIVLSGSESSDDEFSSDGDENDDEDDTLEGDDPHNPIYLSRATNSSTEVIEESNETTESSDNGICPENLLHILNSLEIVRFGRSLVHLLV from the exons ATGAAATCATTAACAATAGCATACGCGGGGTTTCATCTCCAATGTGGAGAGCTCTTCGCGTTTCAGGCTTGCACACATCTAAGGTGGACGTTCTCCTCCATGTGCTCCTGTCTGCTCTCGCCGTCAGCTGTCTTTTCTGGTGATTCCTTCACGCAAGCTGCCTTTGTCGTGGATTTGGTTGATCAG GTTAGGAATTTTTCCATAGAATCTCAAATTGAAGATCTGCAATCAATTAATCAG ATTCAGATTCACCCCGATCGTAACTCTTATGTGACTGACCATATGGATCAAGAAACACTTAATAACATATATAGAGTGTtccatataaaatataataagaatggTGAGCCTTCATCACCTGATGTGATAGTGTTGTCTGGGTCTGAATCATCTGATGATGAGTTCTCATCAGACGgtgatgaaaatgatgatgaagatgacacACTGGAAGGGGATGATCCTCATAATCCCATATATTTGTCTCGTGCAACGAATTCATCAACGGAGGTCATCGAAGAAAGTAATGAAACAACAGAATCGTCTGACAACGG TATCTGTCCTGAAAATTTGCTGCATATATTAAATTCTCTGGAGATAGTTCGATTTGGAAGATCACTGGTCCACCTTCTAGTGTAG
- the LOC107618406 gene encoding uncharacterized protein LOC107618406 isoform X2, producing MKSLTIAYAGFHLQCGELFAFQACTHLRWTFSSMCSCLLSPSAVFSGDSFTQAAFVVDLVDQVRNFSIESQIEDLQSINQIQIHPDRNSYVTDHMDQETLNNIYRVFHIKYNKNGEPSSPDVIVLSGSESSDDEFSSDGDENDDEDDTLEGDDPHNPIYLSRATNSSTEVIEESNETTESSDNGYTPDAYY from the exons ATGAAATCATTAACAATAGCATACGCGGGGTTTCATCTCCAATGTGGAGAGCTCTTCGCGTTTCAGGCTTGCACACATCTAAGGTGGACGTTCTCCTCCATGTGCTCCTGTCTGCTCTCGCCGTCAGCTGTCTTTTCTGGTGATTCCTTCACGCAAGCTGCCTTTGTCGTGGATTTGGTTGATCAG GTTAGGAATTTTTCCATAGAATCTCAAATTGAAGATCTGCAATCAATTAATCAG ATTCAGATTCACCCCGATCGTAACTCTTATGTGACTGACCATATGGATCAAGAAACACTTAATAACATATATAGAGTGTtccatataaaatataataagaatggTGAGCCTTCATCACCTGATGTGATAGTGTTGTCTGGGTCTGAATCATCTGATGATGAGTTCTCATCAGACGgtgatgaaaatgatgatgaagatgacacACTGGAAGGGGATGATCCTCATAATCCCATATATTTGTCTCGTGCAACGAATTCATCAACGGAGGTCATCGAAGAAAGTAATGAAACAACAGAATCGTCTGACAACGG ATACACTCCAGATGCTTATTATTAG